From the Gossypium hirsutum isolate 1008001.06 chromosome A02, Gossypium_hirsutum_v2.1, whole genome shotgun sequence genome, the window caatctaactcttaGTACAGAGGccttcataatacttttaccaaaaattttcaaaaagtcatttatattttatcatatattctTACAATATGCTATTTGTGTATTGCATGAGTTTAAAATTAGTATATATTatagtattttataattatattttctttgaTACCTATATTTGCTCAAATACCAACACGTTTAGAGAATCGAAGGATTAAAGATGTTGAGGAATGTAAATTGTATTTCAATGTGagattttgattttcaaaataaatttaaatttaaaacttaaaaaattgaaaatataaaagaaacattgaaatgaaattatattacaaaaattttctcaaaaaaatgtattttttttcattgCAATCAAGAACCTTTTATAAACAACTCTAGTCTCTTTACTGCAATAGCATTATTGAAGGCTTTGAATCCCTTATAAGCATTATACACTCTACATTATGGATTCTCGTAACATATTTTCTTCGAGGAACACTATTCTTTCTCTTAAGTGTTTGACAAAGCATTATTTACTCTCACGAATATCATTCATTGTTACTATTCATGTCTGACACTTAACTTTTTTGGTTTTTCTTATAACATTTTAGAGTAGAGGTGCTCATGCATAATAATGTTTTTATCTAAATCATCTCAATTTTCAAGTCTAGTTTAGGACTCCCCAAATTATATTAGTCAGTGATGAGTGTGTaattttctaattatttctgATATTTTTTCTCTTGAATTATGCTATTTaagttattaattatattatttatacttatattttatttattattgatttaggtaaataattgaagaaaaaaggagcttaaagtttatttttgacagtttttataaattagatttttaacACAACACTACTTCAATATTTTGGTCATAATTTAAGTTACAGACTCATAATACCGATTCAAAGAGAATTGAAATCTCTAATTGAAGTTATTCTTGGCTCAAGCCCAAAAAAATATTAAGGTGTTCAATACTAGCTAAGATGTTTGATGCCAAAACCAATCAAAAGATACCTAGATATAACTAGCTCAGTAATTTTAAACCCTTTTTCTAGTAAAAGGAACTACAAAGtttgatttaagtaatttatgaAATCTAATTGTTCTTTAGTATTTGCAAGTCTTCTAGTTTAATTACAAATATGTTAGTTCATTGAATATAAAACTCATTCAATTGAATGCTTGTCTTTGTCAATTAAAATTGTTAAGTATGCAATTGTTTAATTTACTCTAATACTTATAATGAACAACATAATTAGATATGATAAAATATGCCTTATATGTTGTGTGAGAATAtgattttaacttaaataaacCCTAAATAGGATAGTAGACACAAGAGAGAGCCATCATGGTAAACCATTCAAGATCCTGTACCATAACTATGTTGACGTTCATTTAGGTATTTCTGGCTCGCGCGTAACAAGCAGAATGATATCGTGATAAATGTAAAAATTACATGTAACAGGTATAGACTGCATTGGCAGGCACCCCAAATACTCCTTGATCAGCAGCAAATATATGCCTCTAAAAGGGTACAATGCAtcacatgaaaaaaaaaatgaatgaacatGTCGGTTGACAAACGTAGCTAGACACAGCTCTAGCATCACACGTGGTGGCAGGCTCTGCTGCACATTTCTTCCTTGTCCTTGGCTTCTGGCAGTAAACTGGAAGAGTTAGCTCCATTGGCTCAGTGCAATGATATTGATGATTGAATGTTTACCTCAATCCAACCAAATAAACAGACATTACAGTCAATACATGGGGGTGGCATTGCCATTGCCACAGGTAGGCCATTGATTCGTTGTTTGTCACCTTTTCAGACATTTGCATTTGCTTCGCATCTTGACGTTATAAGCATGTTCTTTAACCATGTTGTAGTTGTAGTAACCATACAAAGTAAATTTCACTTTTGATGGCAGAATAAAGAGATACTAAGAAGTCATCAAATGCATCATGCACATTCTCCTCAACATCCCCAAATTCCAAAGCATTTGCCAACCTAACTAGAGAGAGGTCCCTCACTTTTTTGAAGTACTGCAACCAAACCATTTATCAGCTTCAAGCCTATCTCCCGTCTCGAACCTTGCCATGCATGTATCCTTGGAAAGCAAACACTCTACCTAGGCTCCCGTATGTAAGTCAAAATCCGGCAAACAGTGACCCTCATAATCATCCTAATGCCATAAGTCcataaaagtttttaaactcAGCATGTCCCTGACCCGTAGTACTCTCCTACTGCAGGAGTGACCTTTGCCCGTTATCTGAGATTTTATTAGAGAGACAGAACCAAAGCCCCAAAGAACCTTTAATCCATTGAGGCAATATACAATCCGATGGAATCAGCACTCACTTTAGAAAGCGACTGTTTTCTTCTTCAACAATAACTGCTAAAATCAACTCACTGTCGCCACATAACATTTAATAGATACAAAGAAATGGGAGGAATAGGGTGGGAGAATTGAATGCTTCTGTTCTTCAATGCAGTGTAGATTTAGGTAATCATATACGAATTAAGCAACAAAAACAAACCTTTGAAAAGGAAAATACCAAACTTTTTTACTAGAAATTGATGCCTTTCTAACAAAGCTTGCAAGACAACAAAGAAAAAATCGCAATAATATTCAAAAAGATATAGGATTTTGTATAAGTTAAAAATGAAGGCTCAAGTCCTGATCAACTTAGTCCAGGACTGACTGCACTTACATAATGGGAAGCAATAGCATAACCTGCTCCCCTGAAAATACAGCATAATAGCATTCTAAAGTGAGAGATAATCCCGGGTATGCCATCATGATTCATTTAATTAAAGGACATATCAAGGGTGCAAAGCATCTAAAGACAATTTTGACActtctttttcttgtaattttgtaAGAACAGAAAGTCCAGAGAGCTTTAGTTTTGGCATAAGAAGGGCTAAAGGTGAAGCAAATAAACAGAAACAACGAGCTTAATGAAAAATACATACAGGGCAATAGAGAAAGCTACAATTGAATGCAAACAAAAAGCTTACTGAATACAGAAAAACTCCTAAATCATCTCTACAAAGATTTGACATATGGTTCCCATGAACAGAAAGGCTAAATACCAACAAACGAAAACAAACACTTTACTGAGATTGTTGGAATCACCAATGATCAATTAGGCATACCATGAGTGCTTTGTTGACGCTGCAACTTGGGGATTGAAATGGGTACATTAGCACCAGAAACTGAATACGACCCATTGTTTCCCTTGTCGGGAATAGGAGATGGAAGGGATAAAGAGCTTGCTTTGGCGTCAGCAGCAGCAGCAATGGCAGCATCAGGTTTAGATTTGGGAATGCCTACGAGGGACGACTTATGTCTATCACTATCCTTCCGGGCCAACAAGGCGAGTCTCTCGAGAGCCTCTTTGGCTCTCTTCTTTGCCAAAGTAGCTTCTTTGACCCTCCGCTCAGCCTCCACTTTCGCAACGGCGGCAGCTTTGGTCATAGAGGCGGCAGCAATCTTAGCAGCAGCTAGAAGTGCCTTAGCTGCTTCCTTGTCAATAACCCTCGTGTTCGTCGTCTTGTTGTTGTCGTCGTCGCCGTCGTGGGTAGATCCGGGAGGATGATCGGGCGTTGACTTGGGTTTCTTAGTAGGGGCGAGATTGAAGAAAGAGAAATTAGGGTTGGAGCAAGGGGGACAGGTAAAGGAGGTAGGCAAGAGGGAAGAGGAGGAGCAAGAGAGGTGAGAAATGGAAGGGCATTTGAGGCAGATGAGGCGCTGGTGAGGGGGAGGGGACTCGTTGAAAACTTCGAGGCAAATGGGGCAGAAGAGGCCCTGGTGGTTCTTGAGGACGCAGTTGGT encodes:
- the LOC107951543 gene encoding uncharacterized protein, which gives rise to MKRDQLSECGGCGAPERFLLHNLRHRASYRRLCTNCVLKNHQGLFCPICLEVFNESPPPHQRLICLKCPSISHLSCSSSSLLPTSFTCPPCSNPNFSFFNLAPTKKPKSTPDHPPGSTHDGDDDNNKTTNTRVIDKEAAKALLAAAKIAAASMTKAAAVAKVEAERRVKEATLAKKRAKEALERLALLARKDSDRHKSSLVGIPKSKPDAAIAAAADAKASSLSLPSPIPDKGNNGSYSVSGANVPISIPKLQRQQSTHGMPN